One window from the genome of Anopheles coluzzii chromosome X, AcolN3, whole genome shotgun sequence encodes:
- the LOC120952038 gene encoding centrosome-associated protein CEP250 isoform X1, translated as MAEVPSPKMEESFWRGVVLRWVERSGLNPGQDYIDLAACYDSFRSKLKGAYELQEATVAEFMRAKFPRFELRLGPGGEIPESEYVYVFSLMLYFSCIKHPVPYFQNIGKEFDEPFQYSMKAFLHSFVSEGSKEMRIDRAFLERAFGNAARSAPACRADAGSSATLCQSAVQMITSTPNGKREMKKPSPVTPKSVALEWKVKNLSELLVTARAENTSQERQIEQLLQSVQELQEEKRRNLAKISALELKEACVCMSDAVDYLAHPLGRATEQLQKQLESKNRSIEALEEELSRAKETASTEMERYRAMKKQYATLEEDNQLMKLTAEALREELAAKDGANQNLAEAVNDLRRFIRENHLTNGQPMEPLESSFEFLDRSFKNVTPGNDSLCNDAETLAATVVDVKLKEKEHENECLNRKVQELEQRWEEQCKAHAQELARMQTEAQRLAQTLEACEQAKAQLEKHLEREKATTNELNAWKVQLNQQLADAKVLMDKKVAEQQQSLGRALEQAKAELVDQLLKYQTIMELVENEKKQLVKQREEIKASMSAENAELRRSLEAIEQNKTQLAASLKMERALVEDLTRRNQELQAQKSQLKEEFETSKASTDAKIAALLQSLDANEQNKAQLADNLEREMAKTRNLTSRNTELDVVKKQLTEELELVKTSMHESNAGLQRSLDALEHTKTQLADNLEQEMAKTADLNRLTEELEAEKKQLMQELEIQKKQLMQELEVAKTSMSENNAELQRSLKAIEQTKLQLADNLKKEIAKTADLYRRTEELEVEKKQLTQELEVAKTSKSENIAELQRSLEAIEQTKLQLANNLEKEIAKTADLNRRTEELEVEKKQLTQELEVAKTSMSENIAELQRSLEAIEQTKLQLADNLEKEIAKTADLNRRTEELEAEKKQLTQELEVAKTSMSENNAELQRSLEAIEQTKLQLADNLEKEIAKTADLNRRTEELEAEKKQLMQELEVAKTSMSESITELQRSLKAIEQTKLQLSENLEKEIAKTADLNRRTEELEVEKKQLMQELEVAKSSESENIAELQRSLKAIEQTKLQLADNLEKEIAKTADLNRRTEELEVEKKQLLQEVEVAKTLMSENNAELQQSLKAIEQTKLQLADNLEKEIAKTADLNRRTEELEVEKKQLLQELEVAKTSMSENNAELQRSLKAIEQTKLQFADNLEKEIAKTADLNRRTEELEVEKKQLLQELEVAKTSMSENIAELQRSLEAIEQTKLQFADNLEKEIAKTADLNRRTEELEVEKKQLTQELEVAKSSGSENIAELQRSLKAIEQTKLQLADNLEKEIAKTADLNRRTEELEVEKKQLMQELEVAKTSMSENIAELQRSLKAIEQTKLQLADNLEKEIAKTADLNRRTEVLEVEKKQLTQELDDMKTTNAALRQSLEVLELTKTQITNSLELELVKIGDLKHQLKAMDEAKTLAEKLGDSGRSEMLAKISLLQQNLEEEREKSEEINCQYLAMKRQADDLDAQCTKLMKSLSENRTEVSDLQQQLAGKTAELEQLKLQYETKQSQKAKEEDLDRLALENEKTSLQQEVARLQAAMDEKTDTLRRSLESVQEAKSQLAHDLEKERQRAVGQQAETADKLAVLQQQLDQERQKCEELNRQYLAAKRQAEELTAKCTEQAQKLSDDGGQLPSLQQEIVAKEAQLETLKAQYDKVLAENEQYVTDCEILSVKLYCARKKHTEMEAEWAQERAALKKELHEKLHESRIEHQNTMEKMKNHMVKLHEESKTKLEHDKQGLAAMAEGYRRKIENLESRCTMLQKQLAEMNERNLETRKENQLLQLRLKTIEEHQGSDRKSLMLPSQSSLRSNLQMEDEVGELFDNMYLTELKNGRCTPPDAMHADFDRYSELSRRNSRQPPHLRTNYMALAPDCIPPQDDTGDNISTTFDDSSTGLITRRKVSGITSYKRPGPPTPSKRAGRLSLNGPLMPGPAEVQYRDALRDTNANGAAAQDASAARTGRTKTPGKFKQMMSASSLLSNFQPRDENTSPRRRLSWFNKGKKY; from the exons atggCAGAAGTTCCGTCGCCGAAAATGGAAGAAAGCTTCTGGCGTGGGGTGGTGCTGCGATGG GTGGAACGTTCCGGCCTGAACCCCGGCCAGGATTACATCGATCTGGCCGCTTGCTACGACAGCTTCCGCAGCAAGCTGAAGGGTGCGTACGAGCTGCAGGAAGCGACCGTCGCGGAGTTTATGCGTGCCAAGTTTCCGCGCTTCGAGCTGCGGTTGGGCCCGGGCGGCGAGATTCCCGAGAGCGAGTACGTGTACGTCTTCTCGCTGATGCTTTACTTCTCCTGCATCAAGCACCCGGTGCCGTACTTTCAAAACATTGGCAAAGAGTTCGACGAACCGTTCCAGTACAGCATGAAAGCGTTTCTCCACTCGTTCGTGTCGGAGGGCAGCAAGGAAATGCGCATCGATCGTGCGTTTCTGGAGCGAGCGTTCGGGAACGCAGCACGATCGGCGCCCGCGTGCAGGGCGGACGCCGGGTCCAGCGCTACCCTCTGCCAAAGCGCGGTACAAATGATCACCAGCACGCCGAACGGCAAGCGCGAGATGAAGAAACCGTCCCCGGTGACGCCTAAAAGTGTGGCGCTCGAGTGGAAGGTGAAGAATCTGTCCGAGCTGCTCGTAACGGCCCGCGCCGAAAACACCAGCCAGGAGAGGCAGATCGAGCAGCTGCTCCAGAGCGTGCAGGAGCTGCAGGAGGAGAAGCGGCGCAATCTGGCGAAAATCAGCGCGCTCGAGCTGAAGGAAGCGTGCGTGTGCATGAGCGACGCGGTGGACTATCTGGCGCACCCGCTGGGCCGGGCGACCGagcagctgcagaagcagctcGAATCGAAGAACCGCTCCATCGAGGCGCTGGAGGAGGAGCTGAGCAGGGCGAAGGAGACGGCCAGCACGGAGATGGAGCGGTACCGGGCGATGAAGAAACAGTACGCCACGCTCGAGGAGGACAATCAGCTGATGAAGCTGACGGCCGAGGCGCTGAGGGAGGAGCTGGCCGCGAAGGACGGCGCCAATCAAAACCTAGCGGAAGCGGTGAACGATTTGCGGCGCTTCATCAGGGAAAACCACTTGACCAACGGGCAGCCGATGGAGCCGCTGGAAAGTTCGTTCGAGTTTTTGGACAGATCGTTTAAAAATGTGACCCCGGGCAACGATAGCCTGTGCAACGATGCGGAAACGCTGGCGGCGACGGTTGTGGACGTGAAGCTAAAGGAGAAGGAGCACGAAAATGAGTGCCTGAACAGAAAGGTACAAGAGCTGGAACAGCGATGGGAGGAGCAGTGTAAGGCACACGCGCAGGAACTCGCGCGGATGCAAACGGAGGCACAGCGGCTGGCCCAAACACTTGAAGCATGCGAGCAGGCCAAAGCGCAGCTCGAGAAACATCTGGAAAGGGAAAAGGCCACGACGAACGAACTGAATGCTTGGAAAGTACAGCTGAATCAGCAGTTAGCAGATGCAAAGGTTTTAATGGATAAGAAGGTGGCCGAGCAGCAACAATCATTAGGACGCGCGTTGGAACAAGCTAAAGCGGAACTCGTAGACCAGCTGCTAAAGTACCAGACCATTATGGAGCTGGTAGAAAACGAGAAGAAACAATTGGTAAAGCAGCGTGAAGAGATAAAGGCTTCGATGAGCGCGGAGAACGCTGAGCTCCGTCGATCATTAGAAGCGATCGAgcagaacaaaacacaacttgcagctagtttgaaaatggaacGGGCGTTGGTAGAGGATCTGACTCGTCGTAATCAGGAGCTGCAGGCCCAAAAGTCCCAGCTGAAAGAGGAGTTTGAAACTTCGAAGGCCTCAACGGATGCAAAGATTGCGGCGCTACTGCAATCGTTGGAcgcaaacgaacaaaacaaagctcAGCTTGCCGACAATCTGGAAAGGGAAATGGCAAAGACGCGGAACCTAACTAGTAGGAATACGGAGCTAGATGTCGTCAAGAAACAACTGACGGAAGAGCTTGAGTTGGTCAAGACATCCATGCATGAGAGCAATGCAGGATTGCAACGATCGCTGGATGCGTTGGAACATACCAAAACACAACTTGCTGACAATCTCGAACAGGAAATGGCTAAGACTGCTGATCTGAACCGTCTGACGGAGGAGCTTGAAGCTGAAAAGAAGCAGCTGATGCAGGAGCTTGAAATTCAGAAGAAGCAACTGATGCAGGAGCTTGAAGTTGCTAAAACATCGATGAGTGAGAACAACGCCGAACTCCAACGATCTTTGAAAGCGATCGAACAAACTAAACTGCAACTTGCAGATAATCTGAAGAAGGAAATCGCTAAGACAGCTGATCTGTACCGTCGGACGGAGGAGCTGGAAGTTGAGAAGAAACAGCTGACGCAGGAGCTTGAAGTTGCAAAAACTTCGAAGAGTGAGAACATCGCCGAACTCCAACGATCTTTGGAAGCGATCGAACAAACTAAACTGCAACTCGCAAACAATCTGGAGAAGGAAATCGCCAAGACAGCTGATCTGAACCGTCGGACGGAGGAGCTTGAAGTTGAGAAGAAACAGCTGACGCAGGAGCTTGAAGTTGCTAAAACATCGATGAGTGAGAACATCGCCGAACTCCAAAGATCTTTGGAAGCGATCGAACAAACTAAACTTCAACTCGCAGACAATCTGGAAAAGGAAATCGCCAAGACAGCTGATCTGAACCGTCGGACGGAGGAGCTTGAAGCTGAAAAGAAGCAGCTGACGCAGGAGCTTGAAGTTGCTAAAACATCGATGAGTGAGAACAATGCCGAACTCCAACGATCTTTGGAAGCGATCGAACAAACTAAACTTCAACTCGCAGACAATCTGGAGAAGGAAATCGCCAAGACAGCTGATCTGAACCGTCGGACGGAGGAGCTTGAAGCTGAAAAGAAGCAGCTGATGCAGGAGCTTGAAGTTGCTAAAACATCGATGAGTGAGAGCATCACCGAACTCCAACGATCTTTGAAAGCGATCGAACAAACTAAACTGCAACTCTCAGAAAATCTGGAAAAGGAAATCGCTAAGACAGCTGATCTGAACCGTCGGACAGAGGAGCTTGAAGTTGAGAAGAAACAGCTGATGCAGGAGCTTGAAGTTGCAAAATCATCGGAGAGTGAGAACATCGCCGAACTCCAACGATCTTTGAAAGCGATCGAACAAACTAAACTCCAACTCGCAGACAATCTGGAAAAGGAAATCGCCAAGACAGCTGATCTGAACCGTCGGACGGAGGAGCTTGAAGTTGAGAAGAAGCAGCTGTTGCAGGAGGTTGAAGTTGCTAAAACATTGATGAGTGAGAACAATGCCGAACTCCAACAATCTTTGAAAGCGATCGAACAAACTAAACTCCAACTCGCAGACAATCTGGAAAAGGAAATCGCCAAGACAGCTGATCTGAACCGTCGGACGGAGGAGCTTGAAGTTGAAAAGAAGCAGCTGTTGCAGGAGCTTGAAGTTGCTAAAACATCGATGAGTGAGAACAACGCTGAACTCCAACGATCTTTGAAAGCGATCGAACAAACTAAACTCCAATTCGCAGACAATCTGGAAAAGGAAATCGCCAAGACAGCTGATCTGAACCGTCGGACGGAGGAGCTGGAAGTTGAGAAGAAGCAGCTGTTGCAGGAGCTTGAAGTTGCAAAAACATCGATGAGTGAGAACATCGCCGAACTCCAAAGATCTTTGGAAGCGATCGAACAAACTAAACTCCAATTCGCAGACAATCTGGAAAAGGAAATCGCCAAGACAGCTGATCTGAACCGTCGGACGGAGGAGCTTGAAGTTGAGAAGAAGCAGCTGACGCAGGAGCTTGAAGTTGCAAAATCATCGGGGAGTGAGAACATCGCCGAACTCCAACGATCTTTGAAAGCGATCGAACAAACTAAACTCCAACTCGCAGACAATCTGGAGAAGGAAATCGCCAAGACAGCTGATCTGAACCGTCGGACGGAGGAGCTTGAAGTTGAGAAGAAGCAGCTGATGCAGGAGCTTGAAGTTGCAAAAACATCGATGAGTGAGAACATCGCCGAACTCCAACGATCTTTGAAAGCGATCGAACAAACTAAACTCCAACTCGCAGACAATCTGGAAAAGGAAATCGCCAAGACAGCTGATCTAAACCGTCGGACGGAGGTGCTTGAAGTGGAGAAGAAGCAGCTGACGCAGGAGCTTGATGATATGAAGACTACGAATGCAGCGCTGCGTCAATCGTTAGAAGTGCTCGAGCTAACCAAAACGCAAATCACGAACAGCTTAGAACTGGAATTGGTTAAAATCGGGGATCTGAAGCATCAACTTAAGGCAATGGACGAGGCGAAGACTCTGGCGGAAAAGCTAGGCGACAGTGGGCGGTCGGAAATGCTTGCGAAAATATCGCTACTGCAGCAGAACCtggaggaagagagagaaaaatcgGAGGAAATCAATTGTCAATACTTAGCAATGAAACGGCAGGCCGACGATCTAGATGCGCAGTGTACAAAGCTGATGAAATCGTTATCGGAAAATCGGACAGAAGTGTCCGATCTGCAACAGCAGCTTGCGGGCAAGACAGCGGAACTTGAGCAGCTGAAGTTGCAGTACGAAACGAAACAGTCCCAAAAGGCAAAGGAAGAGGATCTGGACCGTCTGGCGCTCGAAAATGAAAAGACCAGCCTACAGCAAGAGGTCGCTCGTTTACAAGCGGCGATGGACGAGAAGACGGACACGCTGCGCCGATCGCTCGAGAGCGTCCAGGAAGCGAAATCGCAGCTCGCCCACGACCTCGAAAAGGAGAGACAAAGAGCGGTAGGCCAGCAAGCGGAAACGGCCGACAAGCTAGCCGTGCTGCAGCAACAGCTCGACCAGGAACGGCAAAAGTGCGAAGAGCTCAACCGGCAGTACCTGGCAGCGAAACGGCAGGCGGAAGAGCTGACCGCAAAGTGCACCGAGCAGGCGCAGAAGTTGTCCGACGATGGTGGCCAGCTGCCCAGCCTGCAGCAGGAGATTGTCGCGAAGGAGGCGCAGCTGGAAACGCTGAAGGCACAGTACGACAAGGTACTGGCCGAGAACGAGCAGTACGTCACGGATTGTGAAATATTGTCGGTGAAGCTGTACTGTGCGCGGAAGAAGCACACCGAGATGGAAGCGGAATGGGCCCAGGAGCGTGCCGCCCTAAAGAAGGAGCTGCACGAGAAGCTGCACGAGTCGCGGATCGAGCACCAGAACACCATGGAGAAGATGAAGAATCATATG gTAAAGCTACACGAAGAATCGAAAACAAAGCTAGAACACGACAAACAGGGACTGGCAGCAATGGCGGAAGGCTACCGCAGAAAG ATTGAAAACTTGGAATCGCGCTGCACCatgctgcagaagcagctggCCGAAATGAACGAACGCAATCTAGAAACGCGCAAGGAGaaccagctgctgcagctcagGCTGAAAACGATCGAGGAGCACCAGGGCAGCGATCGAAAGTCGCTAATGCTGCCCTCCCAGTCCAGCCTTC GCTCCAATCTGCAGATGGAGGATGAAGTGGGCGAGCTGTTCGATAACATGTATCTGACCGAGCTGAAGAATGGCCGCTGTACGCCGCCCGATGCGATGCACGCCGACTTCGACCGCTACTCCGAGCTGTCCCGGCGCAACTCGAGGCAGCCGCCGCACCTCCGCACCAACTACATGGCCCTCGCACCGGACTGTATACCGCCGCAGGATGACACTGGG GATAACATTTCGACCACGTTCGACGACAGCTCCACCGGGCTGATAACGCGCCGAAAGGTTAGCGGCATCACCTCGTACAAGCGGCCCGGCCCGCCGACGCCGAGCAAGCGGGCCGGCCGCCTCTCGCTCAACGGTCCGCTCATGCCGGGCCCGGCCGAGGTGCAGTACCGGGATGCGTTGCGGGACACGAACGCGAATGGTGCGGCCGCGCAGGACGCATCGGCGGCCCGGACCGGGCGGACGAAGACGCCCGGCAAGTTCAAGCAGATGATGAGTGCGTCCAGCCTGCTGAGCAACTTCCAGCCGCGCGATGAG AACACCTCACCGAGGCGACGGCTCAGCTGGTTTAACAAAGGCAAAAAGTATTGA